The Vidua macroura isolate BioBank_ID:100142 chromosome 11, ASM2450914v1, whole genome shotgun sequence genome includes a region encoding these proteins:
- the DHX38 gene encoding pre-mRNA-splicing factor ATP-dependent RNA helicase PRP16, producing MAAASEESLHRLSGTSASGEAGGLVLRPEQHVFKAPAPRVSLLGLDVLAAQKRRERQEEAAGGKRSRVASYKDWEEGRDEAGSAEEEEEDEANRSNRRARRNRHYRSVHVETPSYTGGVSEEFLERSRQRERERREHGVFASSKEEKDRKKERSRDRDHDRKRDREERDRSHHSRSERDGSSERSGRRGEPESPRHRPKDAATPSRSSWEEDDGGYSSAHRSQWESPSPTPSYRDSERSHRPSSLRDTDRRERDRSVRSRYSDKTPLPTPSYKYNEWADDRRHLGATPRLSRGRGRRTEGEEGIAFETEEERQQWEDDQRQADRDWYMMDEGYDEFHNPLAYSSEEYVKKREQHLHKQRQKRISAQRRQINEDNERWETNRMLTSGVVHRIEVDEDFEEDNSAKVHLLVHNLVPPFLDGRIVFTKQPEPVIPVKDATSDLAIIARKGSQLVRKHREQKERKRAQHKHWELAGTKLGDIMGIKKEEEKDEMVTEDGKVDYKTEQKFAEHMKEKSEASSEFAKKKSILEQRQYLPIFAVQQELLSILRDNSIVIVVGETGSGKTTQLTQYLHEDGYTDYGMIGCTQPRRVAAMSVAKRVSEEMGVRLGEEVGYAIRFEDCTSENTVIKYMTDGILLRESLREADLDNYSAIIMDEAHERSLNTDVLFGLLREVVARRSDLKLVVTSATMDADKFASFFGNVPIFHIPGRTFPVDILFSKTPQEDYVEAAVKQALQVHLSGAPGDILVFMPGQEDIEVTSEQIVEHLEELEKAPALAVLPIYSQLPSDLQAKIFQKAPDGVRKCIVATNIAETSLTVDGIMFVIDSGYCKLKVFNPRIGMDALQIYPISQANANQRAGRAGRTGPGHCFRLYTQSAYKNELLTTTVPEIQRTNLANVVLLLKSLGVQDLLQFHFMDPPPEDNMLNSMYQLWILGALDNTGGLTSTGRLMVEFPLDPALSKMLIVSCDMGCSSEILLVVSMLSVPAIFYRPKGREEESDQVREKFAVPESDHLTYLNVYLQWKNNSYSTLWCNQHFIHAKAMRKVREVRAQLKDIMVQQRMSLASCGTDWDVVRKCICAAYFHQAAKLKGIGEYVNIRTGMPCHLHPTSSLFGMGYTPDYIVYHELVMTTKEYMQCVTAVDGEWLAELGPMFYSIKHAGKSRQENRRRAKEEASAMEEEMALAEEQLRARREEQERRNPLGSARSTKIYTPGRKEQGEALTPRRTPARFGL from the exons ATGGCCGCGGCGAGCGAGGAGTCACTGCATCGGCTGTCGGGGACGAGCGCGAGCGGCGAGGCGGGCGGGCTGGTGCTGCGGCCCGAGCAGCACGTCTTTAAGGCACCGGCCCCGCGCGTCTCCCTGCTGGGACTGGACGTGCTGGCGGCGCAGAAGCGGCGGGAGCGCCAGGAGGAGGCGGCCGGGGGGAAGCGATCCCGTGTCGCGTCCTATAAGGACTGGGAAGAGGGTCGTGACGAGGCGGGCAGCgccgaggaggaggaagaggacgAGGCCAACCGGAGCAACCGCAGAGCTCGCAGGAACAG ACATTACCGCTCTGTCCACGTGGAGACACCTTCCTATACAGGGGGTGTAAGCGAGGAGTTCTTGGAACGCAGCCGGCAACGGGAGAGGGAGCGTCGGGAACATGGAGTCTTTGCCTCCTCCAAGGAGGAGAAGGACCGGAAGAAGGAACGCAGCAGGGATCGGGACCATGATCGTAAACGAGACCGTG AGGAGCGGGACAGGAGTCATCACAGCAGATCAGAGAGGGATGGCTCATCAGAGCGGAGTGGCAGGAGGGGTGAACCTGAGAGCCCCCGACATCGGCCCAAAG ATGCAGCCACACCATCTCGCTCCAGCTGGGAGGAAGATGATGGTGGTTACAGCAGTGCCCACCGCTCACAGTGGGAGTCTCCATCTCCCACACCTTCCTATCGAGACTCAGAGCGTAGCCACCGGCCGTCGTCGCTGCGGGACACGGACCGGCGGGAGCGGGACAG GTCTGTGAGGAGCCGCTACTCTGATAAGACACCATTGCCAACCCCATCATACAAGTACAATGAATGGGCTGATGACCGGAGGCACCTGGGGGCCACGCCACGCCTGTCCCGAGGGAGAG GGCGGCGCACAGAAGGGGAGGAGGGCATCGCCTTTGAGACGgaagaggagaggcagcagtgggaggaTGACCAGCGG CAAGCTGACCGGGACTGGTACATGATGGATGAGGGCTACGATGAGTTTCACAACCCTCTGGCTTACTCCTCTGAGGAGTACGTGAAGAAGCGTGAGCAGCACTTGCACAAGCAGAGGCAGAAGCGGATCTCGGCACAGCGGCGGCAGATCAATGAG GATAATGAGCGCTGGGAGACAAATCGCATGCTGACCAGTGGCGTGGTCCATCGGATTGAGGTGGACGAAGATTTTGAGGAGGATAACTCTGCTAAAGTGCATTTGTTGGTGCACAATCTAGTGCCCCCTTTCCTAGATGGAAGGATTGTCTTCACCAAGCAG ccagagccagTCATCCCTGTGAAGGATGCCACCTCGGATTTGGCCATCATAGCTCGGAAAGGCAGCCAGCTGGTGCGcaagcacagggagcagaaggaGCGTAAGAGG GCTCAGCACAAGCATTGGGAGCTGGCAGGCACCAAACTGGGAGACATTATGGGGATcaagaaagaggaggagaaggacgAGATGGTGACAGAAGATGGCAAAGTGGATTACAA AACAGAGCAGAAGTTTGCTGaacacatgaaagaaaaaagtgaagccAGCAGTGAATTTGCCAAGAAAAAATCGATCCTGGAGCAGAGACAATACCTACCCATCTTTGCTGTACAGCAGGAACTGCTCTCCATCCTCAG agACAACAGCATTGTGATCGTGGTGGGGGAGACAGGGAGTGGGAAGACGACTCAGCTGACACAGTATCTCCATGAGGATGGCTACACTGATTATGGCATGATCGGCTGCACACAGCCCCGCAGAGTGGCTGCCATGTCGGTGGCCAAGCGGGTCAGTGAGGAGATGGGGGTGCGTCTGGGGGAGGAG GTAGGCTATGCCATCCGCTTTGAGGACTGCACATCTGAGAACACAGTGATCAAGTACATGACAGATGGGATCCTGCTCCGTGAGTCACTGCGGGAGGCTGACCTGGACAACTACAGTGCTATCATCATGGACGAGGCACATGAGCGCTCGCTCAACACTGATGTGCTGTTCGGGCTGCTTCGGGAG GTGGTCGCCCGACGCTCAGATCTGAAGCTTGTTGTTACTTCGGCCACCATGGATGCAGATAAGTTTGCCTCCTTCTTTGGGAACGTTCCCATTTTCCACATTCCTGGGCGCACTTTTCCTGTGGATATTCTTTTCAGCAAG ACCCCACAGGAGGATTATGTGGAGGCTGCAGTGAAACAAGCCTTGCAGGTCCACTTGTCTGGTGCTCCTGGAGACATCCTCGTCTTCATGCCTGGCCAGGAGGATATCGAG GTGACCTCAGAGCAGATTGTGGAGCATcttgaggagctggagaaggcacCTGCTCTTGCTGTACTGCCAATCTACTCTCAGCTGCCCTCGGACTTGCAGGCCAAGATCTTCCAGAAG GCTCCTGATGGGGTCAGGAAGTGCATCGTTGCCACTAACATCGCAGAGACCTCACTGACAGTGGATGGTATCATGTTTGTGATTGACTCTGGCTACTGCAAATTGAAG GTTTTCAACCCCCGTATAGGCATGGATGCACTGCAGATCTACCCCATCAGTCAGGCCAATGCCAATCAGAGGGCCGGCCGAGCTGGCCGGACAGGCCCAGGCCATTGTTTCAG GCTCTACACCCAGAGTGCCTACAAGAATGAGCTGCTGACAACCACGGTGCCTGAGATCCAGCGCACCAACCTCGCCAATGTAGTGCTCTTGCTCAAGTCCCTGGGTGTGCAAGACCTGCTGCAGTTCCACTTCATGGATCCGCCCCCTGAAGACAATATGCTGAACTCCATGTACCAGCTGTGGATCCTGGGGGCCTTGGATAACACAG GTGGTCTGACCTCTACAGGACGCCTCATGGTGGAGTTCCCACTGGACCCTGCACTCTCCAAAATGCTCATTGTCTCCTGTGACATGGGTTGCAGCTCTGAGATCTTGCTTGTTGTCTCCATGTTGTCTGTGCCTGCCATCTTTTACCGACCTAAG GGCCGAGAGGAGGAGAGTGACCAAGTGCGGGAGAAATTTGCTGTTCCAGAGAGTGATCACTTGACTTACTTGAATGTTTACCTGCAGTGGAAAAACAACAGCTATTCTACTCTGTGGTGCAATCAGCACTTCATCCACGCCAAGGCCATGCGGAAG GTGCGGGAGGTGCGTGCCCAGCTCAAGGACATTATGGTGCAGCAGCGAATGAGCCTGGCATCCTGTGGTACAGACTGGGATGTTGTCAGGAAGTGCATCTGTGCTGCATATTTCCATCAGGCTGCAAAGCTGAAG GGCATTGGGGAGTATGTGAACATCCGCACAGGCATGCCCTGCCACCTGCACCCCACGAGCTCTCTGTTTGGCATGGGCTACACACCAGATTACATTGTGTACCATGAACTGGTTATGACTACCAAG GAGTACATGcagtgtgtcactgctgtggaTGGAGAgtggctggcagagctgggccccATGTTCTACAGTATCAAACATGCTGGCAAGTCACGCCAG GAGAACCGGCGCCGTGCCAAGGAGGAGGCATCTGCCATGGAGGAGGAAATGGctctggcagaggagcagctgcgTGCCCGCCGGGAGGAGCAGGAGCGCCGTAACCCACTGGGCAGTGCAAG GTCTACTAAAATCTATACCCCTGGGCgaaaggagca